Proteins encoded together in one Neobacillus sp. FSL H8-0543 window:
- a CDS encoding anti-sigma factor antagonist has translation MKVNIEKQQNDKDIYVTVVGEIDAYTAPKLREELLPLAEGNNKVITINLKEVSYMDSTGLGVFVGLFKQLNKNEGELRLVELSDRLMRLFELTGLSKIMNITKDGGQ, from the coding sequence ATGAAAGTAAACATCGAAAAACAACAGAATGATAAGGATATATATGTGACGGTTGTAGGAGAAATCGATGCATACACAGCACCAAAGCTACGTGAGGAGCTATTACCTCTCGCGGAGGGCAATAATAAAGTGATTACGATTAACTTGAAAGAAGTTTCCTACATGGACAGTACCGGACTTGGAGTGTTTGTAGGATTGTTCAAGCAGCTGAACAAAAATGAGGGAGAACTGAGGCTAGTAGAGTTATCGGATCGATTAATGCGACTTTTTGAACTGACAGGATTGAGTAAAATTATGAATATTACAAAGGATGGGGGACAATGA
- a CDS encoding mechanosensitive ion channel, whose protein sequence is MSVENMMTGWYIYTDRIPHVLLALLVLLIGWLAAKGIGRAVEAALERTAFDDKLFSSFKNRKYSTESIIGKIVYYTLLVVVWIIFFNMLNLGLIAEPLVKMVSTMTAAIPHLLKAALTLLFAWAIAFLLRYLFIKGAGIIRLGEKLVKWKMANNALEAANRVNGIGMAIFYFVLLLFIPAILEALELEGISEPFSNALTMILAFIPKLFAAALIVFIGWLIAKIVRDILTNFLKGVGLDKLGSRFGFFKNDEKETSLSTIIGNIVFILILIPVIITALEKLELKGISEPAVAMLQEVLSMIPNMIVAIILVVTGIWLGKWVAKLVTQMLWRLRFDQVFHQMGIGALTPDPPKYTLSQMVGILAKIIVVLLFTVEALQIVQLDFLVTLATGVIAYLPMLLTAIIILGIGLYVGQFMERILQTIVQHNYSRMLARITKYTIFTITVFMALDQLGVAHSIVNAAFILVLGGLALAFGLAFGLGGTEFARKYLGKLDNKLESGK, encoded by the coding sequence ATGAGTGTAGAAAATATGATGACGGGTTGGTACATATACACTGATCGAATTCCCCACGTGTTGTTGGCACTACTTGTTCTATTAATCGGCTGGCTGGCGGCAAAGGGGATTGGAAGAGCTGTAGAAGCTGCACTTGAGAGAACCGCATTCGATGATAAACTTTTTTCGAGTTTTAAAAATAGAAAGTATTCGACTGAATCAATCATAGGAAAAATCGTCTATTATACGTTACTTGTTGTCGTGTGGATTATCTTTTTTAATATGCTGAACTTAGGCCTGATTGCTGAACCTCTTGTAAAAATGGTTTCAACGATGACAGCAGCAATCCCTCATCTATTAAAAGCTGCACTGACTCTTTTATTCGCCTGGGCAATTGCTTTCTTGCTGCGTTATCTCTTTATAAAAGGGGCAGGGATAATCCGTTTAGGAGAAAAGCTTGTTAAATGGAAAATGGCAAATAACGCCCTAGAAGCTGCCAATCGAGTAAATGGTATCGGAATGGCAATTTTCTATTTTGTTCTCCTGTTATTTATTCCAGCTATCCTAGAGGCGCTTGAATTAGAAGGAATCTCAGAGCCATTTTCAAATGCATTGACGATGATATTAGCTTTTATACCTAAGTTATTTGCAGCAGCATTGATTGTGTTCATTGGCTGGCTGATTGCAAAAATTGTCCGTGATATTTTAACGAACTTTCTAAAAGGCGTCGGTTTGGATAAGCTTGGTTCTCGGTTTGGATTTTTTAAAAATGACGAAAAGGAGACTAGTCTTTCAACAATAATTGGCAATATCGTATTTATCTTAATTTTAATTCCTGTCATCATAACGGCATTGGAGAAATTAGAACTAAAGGGAATATCTGAACCGGCCGTTGCGATGCTTCAAGAGGTTCTATCGATGATTCCAAATATGATTGTTGCGATCATCCTAGTAGTAACAGGTATTTGGCTTGGAAAATGGGTGGCGAAATTGGTTACACAAATGCTATGGCGCTTGCGATTCGATCAAGTCTTTCATCAGATGGGGATTGGTGCATTAACACCAGACCCGCCGAAGTATACTCTGTCACAAATGGTGGGAATACTGGCCAAAATTATTGTTGTTCTCTTGTTTACCGTAGAAGCCTTACAAATTGTTCAGTTAGACTTCTTAGTTACATTGGCAACCGGGGTGATTGCCTATCTGCCAATGTTGTTAACAGCAATCATCATTCTCGGTATTGGATTATACGTAGGACAGTTTATGGAACGAATTCTCCAAACCATCGTACAACACAACTATTCTAGAATGCTTGCAAGAATAACAAAATATACAATCTTTACCATCACTGTGTTTATGGCATTAGATCAATTAGGTGTTGCACATTCGATTGTTAATGCTGCTTTCATCCTTGTATTAGGCGGATTGGCGTTGGCTTTTGGTCTGGCGTTCGGTCTCGGCGGAACAGAGTTTGCTAGAAAATATCTAGGAAAGCTGGACAATAAGTTGGAAAGTGGAAAATAA
- a CDS encoding CsbD family protein — protein MNKDKVKGKVDQVKGEAKEQWGKLTEDRSIENEGKVDKAKGKLQEKIGQVKDIFSRVAFENRRDTYSFNIL, from the coding sequence ATGAACAAAGATAAAGTAAAAGGGAAGGTAGATCAGGTCAAAGGTGAGGCAAAAGAGCAATGGGGTAAATTAACAGAGGATCGTTCAATAGAAAACGAAGGAAAAGTGGATAAAGCAAAAGGGAAATTACAGGAAAAGATTGGGCAAGTAAAAGATATATTCTCTAGGGTAGCATTTGAAAACCGAAGAGATACCTATTCGTTTAACATTCTTTAA
- a CDS encoding general stress protein, which produces MDKPVKRVVGIYESEQEAIAAIEGLLSQGYDKQEICVVGKDLKNVNHVSDETGVVAEETATGALTGGTIGGVTGLLVGVGALAIPGAGPIIAAGPIATSLIGALAGAGIGGLGGALIGLGIPEDEADYYGNSVKEGKILVLTKESSNDRDNLEPELISHESGTNIQEIKQSDAFIDRNSTLTNKY; this is translated from the coding sequence ATGGACAAGCCGGTAAAGAGGGTTGTTGGTATTTACGAATCAGAACAAGAAGCGATTGCAGCTATTGAAGGTTTATTAAGCCAAGGATACGATAAACAAGAGATCTGTGTCGTTGGTAAAGATCTCAAAAATGTAAATCATGTTTCAGACGAAACCGGAGTAGTTGCTGAAGAAACTGCTACCGGTGCGCTAACAGGAGGAACAATTGGCGGGGTAACAGGTTTATTAGTAGGAGTGGGAGCTCTGGCTATCCCAGGAGCTGGACCAATCATCGCTGCAGGTCCAATTGCTACAAGTTTAATAGGAGCTTTAGCGGGTGCTGGTATAGGTGGATTAGGTGGAGCCTTGATTGGACTTGGAATACCAGAGGACGAAGCAGATTACTATGGCAACTCTGTTAAGGAAGGAAAAATCTTAGTCCTAACGAAGGAAAGCTCAAATGATAGGGATAACTTAGAACCAGAACTCATTTCGCACGAGAGTGGCACAAATATACAAGAGATAAAGCAGAGTGATGCCTTTATCGATAGAAATTCTACCCTAACTAATAAGTATTAA
- the nuoN gene encoding NADH-quinone oxidoreductase subunit NuoN, with the protein MSLEELQSFSWSIMTPEFIIVGVAALLTLLDLFMPKNKDRRILGWIAFAAVIAAMVSLAGLVDMQATSILADTFRLDSFAKAFKLLLLGGSAMVLLLAIGYDAKEGMEEYRGEFFYLFLTGLLGAMVMTSSGDLITLFIGLELLSISSYILAGIRKHNLQSNEAAMKYVINGSIATAITLFGMSYVYGLAGSTNLLEIAVRLQSLADPQQAYLLGLAFLMIFVGLSFKLAAAPFHMWAPDVYQGAPTPVTAFLSVVSKTAGFVIVIRILLSVFGFAASNGPGSEPILYNMRDYIAFIAGVTMIIGNVIALKQTNIKRMFAYSSIAHAGYILVAFATMSSNLFYAIWFYLLAYLFMNLGALAVIQLVEAKTGGTRIADYAGLYRRSPLLAVAMAILLVALAGFPGTAGFIGKLNIFIGAFIGPEPYYVLASVMIATTVVSYFYYFGIMTQMFFRPAVDESKFTKIPVGILVVIIVAVAGSILFGIAPNIAVEFVNNHFNQFLDFIQ; encoded by the coding sequence ATGAGTCTTGAGGAATTGCAATCATTTAGTTGGAGCATCATGACACCAGAGTTCATCATCGTTGGTGTTGCAGCGCTTCTTACACTGCTGGATTTATTTATGCCGAAAAATAAAGACCGTCGCATCCTTGGCTGGATCGCGTTCGCGGCGGTTATTGCTGCCATGGTTTCGCTTGCTGGCCTCGTGGATATGCAAGCAACATCGATTTTAGCGGATACTTTCCGCCTGGATTCGTTTGCCAAAGCCTTTAAGCTGTTATTGCTTGGCGGCTCCGCTATGGTTCTGCTTTTAGCGATTGGCTATGATGCAAAAGAGGGCATGGAAGAATACCGCGGCGAATTTTTCTATCTATTTTTAACTGGGCTGCTCGGTGCAATGGTTATGACATCAAGCGGCGACTTAATTACCTTATTTATCGGTTTGGAATTGTTATCAATTTCTTCCTATATCTTAGCGGGTATTCGCAAACACAATTTACAATCAAATGAAGCGGCAATGAAATATGTCATTAACGGCAGTATTGCAACCGCAATTACCTTGTTCGGAATGAGTTATGTGTACGGCTTAGCAGGCTCAACCAATTTATTAGAGATTGCCGTCAGGCTCCAAAGCTTGGCCGATCCGCAGCAGGCCTACCTGTTGGGATTAGCGTTCCTAATGATTTTCGTTGGCTTATCATTTAAATTGGCGGCGGCTCCGTTCCATATGTGGGCACCAGACGTTTACCAGGGCGCACCGACACCGGTTACAGCCTTTCTAAGTGTTGTCTCTAAAACGGCTGGTTTTGTGATCGTCATCCGGATACTGTTATCCGTCTTTGGCTTCGCGGCTTCAAATGGTCCAGGCTCAGAGCCAATTTTGTATAATATGCGCGACTATATTGCCTTCATCGCAGGCGTAACGATGATTATCGGAAACGTCATTGCCTTGAAGCAAACGAATATAAAACGGATGTTTGCCTACTCAAGTATTGCGCATGCCGGCTATATTCTTGTCGCGTTTGCAACAATGAGTTCAAACTTGTTTTACGCAATTTGGTTTTATTTACTTGCCTACTTGTTCATGAACCTAGGCGCACTTGCTGTCATCCAGTTAGTTGAGGCAAAAACCGGGGGAACGCGAATCGCTGATTATGCGGGCTTGTATCGCCGTTCACCGTTGCTCGCAGTGGCGATGGCCATTCTGTTAGTCGCTCTGGCCGGCTTCCCGGGAACAGCAGGCTTCATCGGTAAATTAAACATCTTTATCGGAGCCTTCATCGGTCCAGAACCGTATTATGTGCTGGCATCGGTGATGATTGCGACTACCGTTGTGTCTTACTTCTATTATTTTGGAATCATGACACAAATGTTCTTCCGTCCAGCCGTTGATGAGAGTAAATTCACTAAAATCCCTGTGGGGATCCTAGTGGTAATCATTGTGGCTGTAGCGGGATCCATCCTGTTTGGAATCGCTCCAAACATCGCGGTTGAATTCGTCAACAATCATTTTAACCAGTTCTTAGACTTCATCCAATAA
- a CDS encoding NADH-quinone oxidoreductase subunit M, translated as MNLSFVLSVLVFSPLLGIVVLAFMPANKEKLLKIVGVLATLPALLVALGTYFHYQWGKDLNDFDVSVPWIQFRGMNGAGDGIFSVNYELGLSGFSMLLVVLTAIVATLAALASIYIKKEWKGYFMLFLLLEIGMLGVFTAENLILFFVFFEITLIPTFFLIGKWGYFEKEKAAYSFLIFNGLGSAVLLIVIMILFSKTGTTNIDFLQRIINDPSFPMSGELKLGLLIALIVAFGVKLPIFPLHSWMLKVHVQAPPSIVMIHSGILLKIGAYGLIRFGLGIFPEQFETLSVVLAILGVINLLYGAFLAFIQTDFKMVLAYSSISHMGIVLIGLAAMNEAGIQGAIFQVVSHGLISALLFFLVGAFYERTDTSLLENLGGMAKGMPIASGFLLAGALASLGLPGMSGFVSEFMAFFGLFKEMPWIAAVGTIGIIMTAAYLLRAVLGITYGKSHRDFDGVTDVKGIEWVPVVVLTGLIVLIGVYPSVLSAPLQASLETIMLGIGG; from the coding sequence ATGAATCTATCTTTCGTTCTTTCCGTCCTAGTATTCTCCCCGTTGCTAGGGATTGTGGTCTTAGCTTTCATGCCTGCAAATAAGGAAAAATTGCTTAAAATTGTTGGCGTCCTAGCGACGCTGCCTGCGTTACTTGTGGCGCTCGGCACCTATTTTCATTACCAATGGGGCAAGGACCTAAACGACTTTGACGTTTCCGTCCCGTGGATTCAATTCCGCGGTATGAACGGTGCTGGTGATGGCATTTTTTCGGTTAACTATGAACTGGGACTCAGCGGTTTTTCGATGCTATTGGTTGTTCTTACAGCAATCGTGGCAACCTTAGCAGCTCTAGCTTCTATTTATATTAAAAAAGAATGGAAAGGCTACTTCATGCTTTTCCTGCTGCTAGAAATAGGAATGCTCGGTGTATTTACAGCTGAGAACTTAATTCTGTTCTTCGTCTTTTTTGAAATTACCTTAATTCCGACCTTCTTCTTAATCGGAAAATGGGGCTATTTTGAAAAAGAAAAGGCAGCTTACAGCTTCTTGATTTTTAACGGTCTCGGCTCGGCGGTTCTATTAATCGTGATTATGATTCTATTTTCGAAAACAGGAACAACCAATATTGACTTCCTGCAAAGGATCATAAATGATCCGAGCTTCCCAATGTCTGGGGAATTAAAGCTTGGTTTACTGATTGCTCTGATCGTCGCTTTTGGAGTCAAGTTACCAATTTTCCCGTTACACAGCTGGATGCTGAAGGTTCACGTACAGGCACCGCCATCCATCGTGATGATTCACTCTGGTATTCTATTGAAGATTGGTGCGTACGGTTTAATTCGCTTTGGACTCGGTATTTTTCCGGAACAGTTTGAAACACTGTCAGTAGTGCTGGCCATCCTAGGAGTGATTAATCTCCTCTACGGAGCCTTCCTAGCGTTCATTCAAACAGATTTTAAAATGGTTTTGGCTTACTCATCGATTTCTCACATGGGAATCGTGTTAATCGGCTTAGCGGCAATGAATGAAGCAGGGATTCAAGGAGCGATTTTCCAAGTGGTTTCCCACGGGTTGATTTCAGCTTTATTATTCTTCCTTGTTGGTGCTTTCTATGAGCGCACCGATACCTCGCTGCTGGAAAACCTTGGCGGAATGGCGAAGGGGATGCCGATTGCTTCAGGCTTCTTGCTAGCTGGCGCTTTGGCGTCACTTGGTTTGCCGGGAATGAGCGGATTCGTGAGTGAATTTATGGCGTTCTTCGGTTTATTCAAAGAAATGCCGTGGATTGCGGCGGTCGGTACGATCGGTATTATCATGACAGCTGCGTACTTGCTACGTGCAGTTCTTGGGATTACGTACGGAAAATCACATCGTGACTTTGATGGAGTTACCGATGTGAAGGGCATCGAATGGGTACCAGTCGTTGTCCTAACGGGTTTGATTGTGTTAATCGGAGTGTATCCAAGCGTTCTTAGCGCACCGCTTCAAGCCTCACTTGAAACGATTATGCTCGGAATAGGAGGGTGA
- the nuoL gene encoding NADH-quinone oxidoreductase subunit L, whose protein sequence is MMENAWIIPLFPLLSFLILLLFGKRLKEASAYVGILLTLASLIFSLLVLFERFSKPSFKTSTDWLTIGDIQLTAGFEVNQLNALMLVIVSLVSFLVHTYSKGYMHGDKRIPVFYAYLGLFTFAMLGLVISPNLLQTYIFWELVGAGSFLLIGFYFNKNEAKAAAKKAFIMTRIGDVGLFIGMILLFWETKSFEYSEIFQAIEAGAISPGMITLTAILIFIGAVGKSGQFPLHTWLPDAMEGPTPVSALIHAATMVAAGVYLVASMFPLFAASDTALLTIAIIGAFTAIFAASIGLVQTDIKRVLAYSTVSQLGYMMLALGSAGYVAGVFHLMTHAFFKALLFLAAGSVIHAVHTQNIEEMGGLWKKLTFTGPLFLIGTLAISGVPLFSGFFSKDEILVAAWEGGHPFLFLLALIAAFMTAFYMFRLFFMVFTGESRTPMKNVHESPTNMTFPMIVLGVLAVISGYVNTPWFGSFLGDWLVDGNEALGHGHIEGPIWIMIAATAVSLLGIFLAYLIYYKRSLARNWLSGTGDTLHTILYNKYYVDEFYQFTVVAVTKGISYFLRFIDVFLVGGIVKAVAGIVQALGATGSQLQNGQTQTYGAVAFIGLALLTLIFALTGGYLQ, encoded by the coding sequence ATGATGGAGAATGCATGGATCATACCGCTATTTCCGCTGTTGTCGTTTTTGATTCTTCTTTTGTTTGGCAAGCGATTGAAGGAAGCGAGTGCTTATGTGGGGATTCTCCTCACGCTGGCTTCTCTCATTTTTTCGTTGTTGGTGTTGTTTGAGCGGTTTTCTAAACCTTCATTTAAGACGTCAACAGATTGGCTTACGATTGGAGATATTCAATTAACAGCGGGATTTGAAGTAAATCAATTGAATGCATTGATGCTAGTGATTGTCTCGCTTGTCAGCTTTCTTGTACATACCTATTCGAAGGGTTATATGCATGGCGACAAGCGTATACCAGTATTCTATGCCTATTTAGGATTATTTACGTTTGCGATGCTGGGCCTTGTGATTTCGCCAAACCTCCTGCAAACCTATATTTTCTGGGAGCTTGTCGGAGCCGGTTCCTTCTTGTTAATTGGTTTCTACTTTAACAAAAATGAAGCGAAGGCTGCTGCGAAAAAGGCGTTCATCATGACCCGTATCGGTGATGTTGGCTTATTTATCGGCATGATTTTATTATTTTGGGAAACAAAGAGCTTTGAATACAGTGAGATCTTCCAAGCCATTGAGGCTGGAGCCATCTCACCAGGGATGATTACCTTAACAGCGATCTTAATCTTTATTGGTGCGGTGGGTAAATCAGGTCAGTTCCCGCTACATACATGGCTTCCGGATGCGATGGAAGGTCCGACACCAGTGTCGGCATTAATCCACGCAGCGACAATGGTTGCCGCCGGGGTCTACCTTGTTGCATCCATGTTCCCGCTATTCGCAGCAAGCGATACCGCACTGTTAACCATAGCCATCATTGGTGCGTTTACAGCCATCTTTGCAGCGAGTATCGGCCTTGTGCAAACAGATATTAAACGAGTATTAGCGTACTCAACGGTCTCACAGCTTGGCTACATGATGCTGGCTCTAGGTTCAGCAGGATATGTTGCCGGTGTGTTCCACTTAATGACACACGCCTTCTTCAAAGCGCTGCTATTCTTAGCTGCCGGTAGTGTTATTCATGCGGTCCATACACAGAATATCGAAGAAATGGGCGGACTTTGGAAAAAATTAACCTTTACCGGTCCATTATTCTTAATCGGAACGCTTGCTATCAGTGGCGTCCCGTTGTTCTCAGGATTTTTTAGTAAGGATGAAATTTTAGTTGCAGCCTGGGAAGGCGGGCATCCGTTTCTTTTCTTGCTTGCATTAATTGCAGCCTTTATGACAGCTTTTTATATGTTCCGCTTGTTCTTCATGGTGTTTACCGGGGAATCCCGCACACCGATGAAAAATGTTCACGAGTCACCAACAAACATGACGTTCCCGATGATTGTCCTTGGCGTTTTAGCGGTCATCTCAGGTTATGTGAACACGCCATGGTTCGGTTCTTTCCTTGGCGATTGGCTCGTTGATGGAAATGAAGCGTTAGGACATGGTCATATTGAAGGACCAATTTGGATTATGATTGCAGCAACGGCGGTTTCTTTACTGGGCATCTTCCTTGCTTACCTAATCTATTACAAGCGTTCGCTTGCAAGAAACTGGCTTTCTGGCACAGGCGACACGCTCCATACCATTCTTTACAACAAATACTATGTAGATGAGTTCTACCAGTTTACAGTCGTTGCTGTGACGAAGGGCATCAGTTATTTCTTGCGCTTCATCGATGTATTCCTTGTCGGAGGAATCGTTAAAGCAGTGGCAGGAATTGTTCAGGCACTTGGAGCAACGGGCTCCCAGCTCCAAAACGGACAGACTCAGACTTACGGTGCGGTTGCCTTTATCGGCTTGGCATTACTCACTCTCATCTTTGCGTTAACAGGGGGGTACTTACAATGA
- the nuoK gene encoding NADH-quinone oxidoreductase subunit NuoK: MSSVPASAFLALALILFCIGLYGALTKRNTVIVLISIELMLNAVNINLVTFSKYGMAPSITGQIFALFTISVAAAEAAVGLAILMALYRTKKTVNIDEMNTMKN, from the coding sequence ATGAGTTCAGTTCCAGCTTCAGCCTTTCTGGCACTCGCACTAATTTTATTTTGCATCGGATTATATGGTGCGCTGACCAAAAGAAACACCGTCATCGTCTTAATCTCGATTGAATTAATGCTAAACGCAGTCAATATTAATCTTGTTACCTTTAGCAAATACGGAATGGCACCATCGATTACCGGGCAAATCTTTGCGCTGTTCACAATCAGCGTCGCTGCAGCCGAAGCCGCAGTAGGCCTGGCAATCCTAATGGCCCTTTACCGTACAAAGAAAACCGTCAACATCGACGAAATGAACACAATGAAAAACTAA
- a CDS encoding NADH-quinone oxidoreductase subunit J translates to MTITGEFFAFMGLALVAIIGGVLLLNLTKVVHMVVALIFTFISIAGVFVLLSAEFVAGVQVLIYGGSITIIMLFGIMLTRHDDADEPSTGKWRKILVFLGIVGFAMALYIGIYDFNIPQVATDLHVDNTMKIGEALFSKWVIPFELTSVLLLVSLVGAIVLAKKDNKGADKE, encoded by the coding sequence ATGACAATTACCGGCGAATTTTTCGCTTTTATGGGCCTTGCACTCGTGGCGATTATCGGCGGCGTGCTGCTATTAAATCTCACCAAAGTCGTGCATATGGTGGTTGCCCTAATCTTCACATTCATTAGTATCGCCGGAGTTTTCGTGCTGCTGTCTGCCGAGTTTGTAGCAGGCGTGCAGGTGTTAATCTATGGTGGTTCGATTACGATTATTATGTTATTTGGAATCATGTTAACGAGGCACGATGACGCGGACGAACCTAGTACAGGTAAGTGGAGAAAGATTCTCGTGTTCTTAGGAATCGTTGGGTTTGCCATGGCGCTTTACATTGGTATTTACGACTTCAACATCCCACAAGTGGCGACTGACCTGCATGTGGACAATACCATGAAAATCGGTGAAGCCTTGTTCTCTAAATGGGTAATCCCTTTTGAATTGACGTCTGTGTTATTGCTAGTATCACTGGTTGGAGCGATTGTTCTTGCCAAAAAAGACAATAAGGGGGCGGATAAGGAATGA
- the nuoI gene encoding NADH-quinone oxidoreductase subunit NuoI, producing MLGLAKGLKYTLKNLTKEKVTYKYPDEPLPLPDRFRGIQKFYPEKCIVCNQCSAICPTDCIQLTGKKHPDPAKKGKIIDTYDINFEICILCDLCTEVCPTEAIIMTNNFELAEYSRDMLFKNLEYLDENDENKRQVNKP from the coding sequence GTGCTTGGATTAGCAAAAGGCTTGAAATATACCCTAAAAAACCTAACAAAAGAAAAAGTCACTTATAAATATCCAGATGAGCCGCTTCCGTTGCCAGATCGGTTCCGCGGGATTCAGAAATTTTACCCGGAAAAGTGTATTGTCTGTAATCAATGCTCGGCAATATGTCCGACCGATTGTATTCAATTAACCGGGAAAAAGCATCCCGATCCAGCAAAAAAGGGGAAAATTATTGATACGTACGACATCAATTTTGAGATTTGTATCCTTTGTGACCTGTGTACGGAGGTTTGCCCAACGGAAGCGATTATCATGACAAATAACTTTGAGCTCGCGGAATATAGCCGTGACATGTTATTTAAGAACCTTGAGTACTTGGATGAAAATGATGAAAATAAACGGCAGGTGAATAAGCCATGA